The genomic segment CAAGTCAGGCATGCCGAGGGTCTAGCGACAACTACAAAAACTGAAATTACTATACAATAAAATAAATTTACTTACTGATTCCTAAAATTACTCTCAAGGGCACTATTTTGTAGCCCTTTTTCTTTATCCCTTCTATTATTTCAGGTAGCGCTTCTGCGGTAAGTTTCTTATCGTGGAACAAGAAGATAGCACCCGATTCCACACTTCTCAAGTATTTTTTCACCAAATCATCTTTAGTATTTTGCTGCCAATCACAGCCAAATGTCCAGTTGACAACTATATAATTTTTATCTTTTGCAACTTTTTTTACCATTGGTGAAATAAACCCGTTTGGCATTCTCATGAAAAGCGGTCTTACACCTGTTGCGTTTTTTATCAGCACTTCATTATCATCTAATTCCTGCCTGAGTATTTTTTCTATCTCGTCAAGCCCCATCTTCTCTTTTAACTGATAATAATTCCGGTGCGAGTATGTATGGTTGCCTATTTCATGTCCCAACTCTATATATTTTTTCATATATTCCGGGTGTAGTTTTACGTTCATACCTACAACAAAAAAAGTCGCTTTAACATCCTCCTTTTTAAGTGTTTCAAATATTTTGTCCAGCGCTTCGGGTCTTGGTCCGTCATCAAATGTCAAGGCAACCCATTTCTCACTTCTTATCCCGTCAGCATAAAATCTTCCGTAATCAAGCTTATCCTCAACTTTTTTACTACCACAACCCGTAAAAAGCAAAATCAAAACCATCAATATTCTAAACATCAAGTACCTCCAGGTTTCTCTTTCCGAAATACATCGGAAGAAAAACAGCAATTAAATTAAGTATGAACAAAGATATTATTACAATAACAACTGTTCCCGAATACGCAATATTTTTATTATGAAGCCTTGCTAAAAACCAAAGCCGTACCGGGATTGCTTCAAGGGAAATTACTAAAGCTATATAAAAAAGCGAAAATATCATATATATCATCCCGCCCGAGGAACTTTCAATTTGAGAAATACTTTCAACTTTTAATTTCGGGAACATCGCCCCGAAACCGACTGCCATACCGGTCAAAGAAATCGAAATAAAAATAATTGTTATGAAAGAAAGATAATTCATAAACCTTCCGCCTGCAAGCAGATAATTAGATATGCCAATGAGCAACCCGCCCAAGAAAACAAGCGGGATAAACGCCATAAGTACTTTTTCCCATAAAAAATCCCATATTTTTATCGGTGCCGATTTAATTATCCAAAAACTTTCGCCTTCAAGCGAAACCAGAGGAAAGATAAACCTTAAAGAAACAGACGCAAGTACGAAACCGGCGAAACATATATTCAAAAATGAAATGAGCGATTTAAGAAAAAATGTATCCAACGGAAGCTTATAGATGTTGAAAAGATAAACAACGATTAAGGTAAAAAGCAGTAGTAACTGGGACCATTGACCCGTATCCCTGAAAAATATTTTTATATCTTTTACAAAAACTGAAAAAATTCCTTTGTTCTTTATATTTAACTTCGGCAAAAACCTGTAGCTTGACGATTCCTGGGTGGTACTCCAGGCAGAATAATATGAATTTTTAGACAAGTAAATTGCTAAAAATACTAAAGCAGAAGATACGCTTAGAAGCAAAAAAACATATAACGAAAAATTACCCCATTGCTTTGAAATATACATGAACATTGCCGAAGTAAACCACCACGAAGGTAAATATTTAGCAGTCGGCACCTGTATAACCGTTATATACTGGACAACTTCATTCAGCTTATCTGCTTTTAAAAAATCTTCAGGCTGTATAAATCTTGCAAATAGATAGGCAGCGCCGATAAATACAACTCCCAAAATTATAAAAATATCTCTTATCTTCTGTGAAGGAAACAACCGTATAAAAACCGTGCTTACTACTGTCCCGATTGCCGAGGCGATAAGAAAAAACGGAATCAGTAGCGGTAAAACCACAATGTAAAAACTATTATCCACAAATTTTATTCTTCCATACGCAAATATAAACGGCAAAAAAACTAAAAGAACCATCCATGACGAATAAAAAGTAGTTTTAATAAACTTGTAAGTAAATATTTGTCTTGAAGAAACCGGCAATGACATAAGAAAATTCAAATCATTTGAAAAAAATATAGTTGAAAAAGAGATTATCAGATTTGAAAAAATAAGCATTGCGAAAAAGGTGAGCATCATCATAGACATG from the Elusimicrobiota bacterium genome contains:
- a CDS encoding polysaccharide deacetylase family protein, producing the protein MFRILMVLILLFTGCGSKKVEDKLDYGRFYADGIRSEKWVALTFDDGPRPEALDKIFETLKKEDVKATFFVVGMNVKLHPEYMKKYIELGHEIGNHTYSHRNYYQLKEKMGLDEIEKILRQELDDNEVLIKNATGVRPLFMRMPNGFISPMVKKVAKDKNYIVVNWTFGCDWQQNTKDDLVKKYLRSVESGAIFLFHDKKLTAEALPEIIEGIKKKGYKIVPLRVILGISK